In Phyllobacterium zundukense, one DNA window encodes the following:
- a CDS encoding class I SAM-dependent methyltransferase, translated as MFAKIEHGRLMDRVYRHQRHFYDATRKYYLLGRDPMIAGLNPPERGSILEIGCGTGRNLVLAGEAYPKTSLYGIDISNEMLATARKKIAAAGLGKRAHLAYADAADFDPEALFGRRQFDRIFISYAVSMIPQWQAVMREAVSHLTPGGALHVVDFGDLRDLPGFSKTALYTWLEWYHVTPRNDLFDVADVIAVESKTETEAQRLYRGFAWISVIRRKA; from the coding sequence ATGTTTGCCAAGATTGAACATGGGCGGCTGATGGATCGGGTCTATCGGCATCAGCGCCATTTCTATGATGCCACGCGCAAATATTACCTCCTCGGCCGTGATCCGATGATCGCGGGCCTCAATCCGCCGGAAAGAGGCAGCATTCTTGAAATCGGCTGCGGTACCGGCCGCAATCTGGTGCTGGCCGGAGAGGCCTATCCCAAGACTTCGCTCTACGGCATTGATATCTCGAATGAAATGCTCGCCACGGCTCGTAAGAAGATCGCTGCGGCAGGGCTTGGCAAACGCGCGCACCTCGCCTATGCCGATGCCGCGGATTTCGACCCGGAAGCACTTTTCGGGCGGCGCCAGTTCGACCGGATTTTCATCTCATACGCCGTGTCCATGATCCCGCAATGGCAGGCGGTGATGCGCGAAGCCGTGAGCCATCTCACACCCGGCGGCGCACTGCACGTCGTCGATTTCGGCGATTTGAGAGATTTGCCCGGCTTCAGCAAAACCGCACTCTATACATGGCTCGAATGGTACCACGTCACCCCTCGCAACGATCTGTTCGACGTGGCTGATGTGATTGCGGTCGAGTCTAAAACAGAAACCGAAGCCCAGCGGCTTTATCGCGGCTTCGCCTGGATTTCAGTCATTCGCCGCAAAGCCTGA
- a CDS encoding lytic murein transglycosylase — translation MNKLSIALAASLLAMSSTAHALDQVASPQPVIAKPACGGELEPWFNGLINEAKAAGVTDKGISELFKASMDDKVLERDRAQGVFNQTFLTFSSRMVSDYRLKQGAANLKKYADTFARAEAEYGVPGPVIAAFWGLETDFGAVQGDFDTLNALLTLSFDCRRPELFRPQLIALLKLFDSGVVDAKTTGAWAGEIGQMQMLPSDYLERGVDGDGDEKVDLKHSAPDAIMTAARVMHDLGWRKGQPWLEEVKLSRELPWENAIRTNRLPHSKWAEWGVTGMKGPLGPDDGDASLLLPMGRKGPAFLSYANFDIFVEWNKSIIYATTAAYFATRLAGAGPLEPTNPEVGLNPEQMKELQNKLAARGHDMGPKIDGVFGILTRDAVREEQIRLGLPADSWPTPELLGKL, via the coding sequence ATGAACAAATTATCGATTGCCCTTGCCGCCAGCCTTCTTGCAATGTCCAGCACCGCTCATGCACTGGACCAGGTGGCATCACCGCAACCGGTAATCGCAAAGCCCGCCTGTGGCGGCGAACTGGAGCCATGGTTCAACGGCCTGATCAACGAGGCAAAGGCCGCCGGGGTTACCGACAAGGGCATCAGCGAGCTGTTCAAGGCATCAATGGACGACAAGGTGCTCGAGCGCGATCGTGCCCAGGGCGTGTTTAACCAGACCTTCCTGACGTTCTCGTCACGCATGGTGTCAGACTACCGTTTGAAACAGGGCGCCGCGAACCTCAAGAAATATGCCGACACTTTTGCCAGGGCCGAAGCCGAGTATGGCGTACCCGGCCCTGTTATCGCCGCCTTCTGGGGCCTGGAAACCGATTTCGGTGCTGTCCAGGGCGATTTTGATACGCTGAATGCCCTCCTGACCCTGTCGTTTGATTGCCGCAGGCCGGAACTCTTCCGCCCGCAGCTCATCGCGCTCTTGAAGCTTTTCGACAGCGGCGTTGTCGATGCCAAGACGACCGGCGCCTGGGCCGGTGAAATCGGCCAGATGCAGATGCTCCCCTCAGACTATCTTGAGCGCGGTGTCGATGGCGATGGCGATGAAAAGGTCGACCTGAAACACAGCGCACCCGATGCGATCATGACCGCTGCACGCGTAATGCACGATCTTGGCTGGCGCAAAGGCCAGCCATGGCTGGAGGAAGTAAAGCTCAGCCGAGAACTGCCTTGGGAAAACGCCATCCGTACCAACCGCCTGCCCCACTCCAAATGGGCCGAATGGGGCGTGACCGGCATGAAGGGACCACTCGGTCCCGATGACGGCGATGCATCGCTGCTGCTGCCGATGGGCCGCAAGGGGCCAGCTTTCCTGTCCTATGCGAATTTCGACATCTTCGTCGAATGGAACAAGTCCATCATTTACGCGACGACGGCCGCCTATTTCGCTACACGCCTTGCCGGCGCAGGCCCCCTAGAGCCGACAAATCCTGAAGTCGGTCTCAATCCGGAGCAGATGAAGGAATTGCAGAACAAGCTTGCAGCGCGCGGCCACGACATGGGCCCAAAGATCGATGGCGTGTTCGGTATTCTCACCCGCGATGCAGTCCGTGAGGAGCAAATCCGTCTTGGACTGCCTGCCGATTCATGGCCAACGCCGGAACTCCTTGGCAAGCTTTGA
- a CDS encoding N-acetylmuramoyl-L-alanine amidase, with translation MSAFEPDHLRADVHASPNFGPRRDGKRPTILILHYTGMETGEAAESWLANPASEVSAHYIVHEDGRIVQMVPESERAWHAGQSFWKGETDINSSSIGIEIVNGGPLLDFPEFGGSQIDAVIDLCKGIVSRHAIRPEGVLAHSDIAPARKIDPGEKFPWPVLYDAGVGHWVSPSPVGGGRFFSLGDQGQPVEALQSMLALYGYGVPIDGVFGTTTELGILAFQRHFRPQKIDGVADMSTIETLHRLLSALPVLTA, from the coding sequence ATGAGCGCGTTTGAACCTGATCATTTGCGCGCCGATGTTCATGCCTCGCCGAATTTCGGCCCTCGCAGAGACGGCAAGCGCCCGACTATTTTGATCCTTCACTATACGGGCATGGAAACCGGCGAGGCGGCGGAAAGCTGGCTCGCCAATCCGGCAAGCGAGGTATCGGCGCACTACATCGTTCACGAAGACGGACGCATCGTGCAAATGGTACCAGAGAGTGAGCGGGCCTGGCACGCAGGTCAAAGCTTCTGGAAGGGTGAGACGGACATCAATTCCAGCTCGATTGGAATCGAGATCGTCAATGGCGGGCCATTGCTTGACTTTCCCGAATTTGGGGGCTCGCAAATCGATGCCGTGATCGATCTGTGCAAGGGTATCGTTTCGCGTCATGCCATCAGGCCGGAAGGGGTTCTGGCCCATTCGGATATCGCCCCTGCGCGCAAGATTGATCCGGGCGAGAAATTTCCGTGGCCAGTGCTCTACGATGCGGGCGTGGGCCATTGGGTCAGCCCCTCGCCAGTGGGAGGTGGCCGTTTCTTTTCACTTGGCGATCAGGGACAGCCGGTTGAGGCGCTGCAGTCCATGCTGGCACTCTATGGCTATGGCGTTCCCATTGATGGCGTGTTCGGAACAACGACAGAATTGGGCATTTTGGCGTTCCAGCGCCACTTTCGCCCCCAAAAAATCGATGGAGTCGCGGACATGTCAACCATTGAAACCCTGCATCGACTGCTTTCTGCACTACCGGTGCTGACCGCATAA
- a CDS encoding J domain-containing protein, with amino-acid sequence MSIWRRISDFITSTAIDAFSSIIEAVRTTFEGDPETRRRVAFSIAMIALSAKMAKADGVVSQVEVNAFHEIFHVPQQYQDQVSRLYNLAKQDVAGYEAYATQLASLCGTGKPNCKMLEDVLDGLFHIAKADGALHDKELTFLGTVAEIFQLDEEQFDRILARHAGRGQADPYVVLGLPRDASFEAARKQYRALVRENHPDMLMARGVPEEFIAIANQRIAAINAAWEKVEKDLKAYERV; translated from the coding sequence ATGTCGATTTGGCGCCGCATCAGCGATTTCATTACCAGCACTGCGATCGATGCTTTCTCCAGCATCATCGAAGCCGTACGTACCACTTTTGAGGGCGACCCGGAAACCCGGCGACGCGTTGCGTTCTCGATTGCCATGATTGCGCTGTCGGCAAAGATGGCCAAGGCCGATGGTGTCGTTTCGCAGGTCGAGGTCAACGCCTTTCACGAAATTTTCCATGTGCCGCAGCAATATCAGGATCAGGTATCGCGCCTTTACAATCTCGCCAAGCAGGATGTGGCTGGCTACGAGGCCTATGCGACACAACTGGCTTCGCTGTGCGGCACGGGCAAACCCAATTGCAAGATGCTCGAAGATGTCCTCGACGGGCTGTTTCACATCGCCAAGGCGGACGGTGCACTGCACGACAAGGAATTGACCTTCCTCGGCACGGTTGCGGAAATCTTTCAGCTTGATGAAGAGCAATTCGACCGCATATTGGCGCGGCATGCCGGGCGTGGCCAGGCAGATCCCTATGTCGTCCTCGGCCTTCCGCGTGATGCCAGCTTTGAAGCTGCACGCAAGCAGTATCGGGCATTGGTTCGCGAGAACCATCCGGACATGCTGATGGCGCGCGGTGTACCGGAAGAATTCATCGCCATCGCCAATCAGCGCATCGCGGCCATCAATGCCGCCTGGGAAAAAGTCGAAAAAGATCTGAAGGCATATGAGCGCGTTTGA
- a CDS encoding MarR family winged helix-turn-helix transcriptional regulator, translated as MPHQTPHNLFVDELGKASRKLRTLFDARVKKLGLTLARAKTLVLLSRLGVLNQKELAEELEIETPTMVRLLDGLEKQGLIERRAVEGDRRAKQIVITALGLDLAEEVNRLAQALRAEILQDVDEKELLNAIEVLRTVNRKINDLS; from the coding sequence ATGCCCCATCAAACACCGCATAACCTGTTCGTCGATGAGCTCGGCAAAGCCAGCCGCAAGCTGCGCACCCTCTTTGACGCCCGCGTCAAGAAGCTCGGCTTGACCCTGGCACGGGCAAAAACGCTCGTGCTTTTGAGCCGCCTTGGAGTACTCAACCAGAAAGAACTGGCGGAAGAACTCGAAATTGAAACACCAACCATGGTGCGCTTGCTCGACGGTCTCGAGAAGCAGGGCTTGATCGAGCGCCGCGCGGTCGAGGGAGACCGGCGCGCCAAACAGATTGTCATAACCGCGCTCGGCCTCGATCTCGCCGAGGAAGTCAATCGGCTGGCTCAAGCCCTTCGCGCTGAAATCCTCCAGGATGTGGATGAAAAGGAACTTTTGAACGCGATTGAAGTCCTGCGCACCGTCAATCGCAAGATCAACGATCTCAGTTAA
- a CDS encoding hydantoinase B/oxoprolinase family protein: MNNTWDFWIDRGGTFTDVIARDPEGRLLAHKLLSENPEAYSDAAIQGIRDLLNVRQGDPIPSHRIGEVKMGTTVATNALLERKGDRTVLVITKGFRDALKIAYQARPDIFAKEIILPEQLYERVIEVAERVRTDGSVEIAPDPDQIRAALADAKQDGIDAVAIVFMHAWNYPAHEQIAAKVARDLGFGQVSVSHEVSPLAKLVGRGDTTVVDAYLSPILRRYVDHVARELGITGADKAGETSAPRLSFMMSSGGLTAADLFQGKDAILSGPAGGVVGMVETAKLAGFDKVIGFDMGGTSTDVAHYDGDYERAFDTEVAGVRIRAPMMRIHTVAAGGGSILHYSAGRFQAGPDSAGANPGPACYRRGGPLAVTDANVMLGKLRPEYFPAIFGAEQNERLDREIVATKFAALAAEMGEGKTPEEVAEGFITIAVENMANAVKKISVQRGYDVTRYLLNCFGGAGGQHACLVADALGMEAVLIHPFSGLLSAYGIGLSSIFASRQQALVKVFASETLSEIRQLSDRLSDTVIAEISAQGVPPESITSRPILHLRYDGTDTTIPIDFSTFAIDEARIGFEAAHKAQFGFIYENKGIVVEAVGVEGADSRERAQVEVTKSQDNSEPQPGETCKLYSGGTFHEALTFPRANLKTGHKVNGPALIIETHQTIVVEPGWQAEITALNHVLMRRTAKKARAAALGTEADPIMLEVFNNLFMSIAEQMGVTLQNTAYSVNIKERLDFSCAVFDRNGALVANAPHMPVHLGSMDRSVETIIKLNEGDIHPGDVFALNAPYNGGTHLPDITVVTPVFDDSGNNILFYSASRGHHADIGGTAPGSMTPLATTVDEEGVLIDNFRLVERGRFREKELTELLTNHPWPVRNVHQNIADLKAQIAANEKGVAELKKMIALFGLDVVEAYMGHVQDNAAESVREVLDRLPENSACSYSTDTGQIIRVKITVNRKERRATVDFTGTSPVEKNNFNAPEPVARAAVLYAFRVMVEGAIPMNAGCLRPIDIIIPDGSMLKPAYPAAVVAGNVETSQHVTNALFAALGAMANSQGTMNNLTFGNDQYQYYETICSGSPAGRFNNGTGFAGTSGVHTHMTNSRLTDPEILEMRFPVLLEDFHIRANSGGTGKFPGGGGTKRTLRFLERMDCAILSSHRNRPPEGLDGGGNGEVGKTEVRRKDGTIETLKACDQTVLEAGEAVILTTPTPGGYGKSGA; this comes from the coding sequence ATGAACAACACATGGGATTTCTGGATCGACCGCGGTGGAACGTTCACGGATGTGATTGCACGCGACCCGGAAGGCCGTCTTCTTGCGCACAAGCTGCTCTCCGAAAATCCCGAGGCGTATAGCGATGCTGCCATCCAGGGTATTCGAGACCTCCTCAATGTCAGACAAGGCGATCCCATCCCTTCCCACCGCATTGGCGAGGTCAAGATGGGAACGACGGTCGCAACCAATGCATTGCTTGAGCGCAAGGGTGACCGGACAGTGCTCGTCATCACCAAGGGTTTTCGTGACGCCCTGAAGATCGCCTATCAAGCGCGCCCCGATATTTTCGCCAAGGAGATCATTCTTCCCGAGCAGCTGTATGAACGTGTCATCGAGGTGGCAGAACGGGTCAGAACAGATGGATCGGTGGAAATCGCGCCTGACCCCGATCAAATACGCGCGGCATTGGCTGACGCGAAGCAGGACGGGATCGACGCGGTTGCCATCGTTTTCATGCACGCCTGGAACTATCCGGCGCACGAGCAAATAGCGGCCAAGGTTGCACGCGATCTGGGATTCGGCCAGGTTTCCGTCAGCCACGAGGTCTCGCCACTGGCGAAGCTTGTCGGACGCGGTGATACGACGGTCGTCGATGCCTATCTCTCACCCATCCTGCGCCGCTATGTCGACCATGTGGCGCGCGAACTTGGAATTACCGGTGCTGACAAGGCTGGTGAAACATCTGCCCCGCGCCTTTCATTCATGATGTCCTCCGGCGGATTGACCGCGGCAGACCTGTTCCAGGGCAAGGATGCGATCCTGTCCGGGCCTGCTGGCGGCGTCGTCGGCATGGTCGAGACAGCCAAACTCGCCGGTTTTGACAAGGTGATCGGCTTCGACATGGGCGGCACCTCGACCGATGTGGCGCATTATGACGGCGACTATGAGCGCGCCTTCGATACGGAAGTCGCCGGCGTGCGCATCCGCGCACCGATGATGCGCATTCATACGGTGGCGGCGGGTGGCGGCTCGATCCTGCACTACAGCGCGGGACGTTTCCAGGCAGGGCCTGATTCCGCTGGGGCCAATCCCGGACCTGCCTGTTATCGACGCGGTGGCCCCCTCGCCGTAACCGACGCCAATGTCATGCTCGGCAAATTGCGGCCGGAATACTTCCCGGCGATCTTTGGCGCGGAGCAGAACGAGCGCCTTGACCGCGAGATCGTTGCCACAAAATTTGCGGCCCTTGCGGCGGAGATGGGGGAAGGCAAGACGCCGGAAGAAGTCGCCGAGGGCTTCATCACCATCGCAGTCGAAAACATGGCCAATGCCGTCAAGAAGATCTCCGTCCAGCGCGGCTATGACGTCACCCGCTATCTGCTCAATTGTTTTGGTGGGGCTGGAGGACAGCACGCCTGCCTCGTCGCTGATGCGCTTGGCATGGAAGCCGTACTGATCCACCCTTTCTCCGGACTCCTCTCCGCCTATGGTATCGGTCTGTCGTCGATCTTTGCATCGAGACAGCAGGCATTGGTCAAAGTCTTTGCATCGGAAACCCTGAGTGAAATCCGCCAGCTCTCCGACCGGCTTTCCGACACCGTCATCGCCGAGATTTCGGCGCAAGGCGTGCCACCAGAAAGCATCACCTCGCGTCCTATCCTGCACCTGCGCTATGACGGTACCGACACGACGATTCCGATCGACTTCAGCACTTTCGCGATTGACGAAGCGCGCATCGGATTTGAAGCAGCGCACAAGGCGCAGTTCGGTTTCATCTACGAGAACAAGGGCATCGTTGTCGAAGCTGTGGGCGTCGAGGGCGCCGATAGTCGAGAACGCGCCCAGGTCGAAGTTACAAAGAGCCAAGATAATTCGGAGCCTCAACCTGGTGAGACGTGCAAACTCTATTCAGGCGGGACATTCCACGAAGCGCTAACTTTCCCCCGGGCCAATCTCAAGACCGGGCACAAGGTCAACGGCCCTGCCCTGATCATCGAAACGCACCAAACGATTGTCGTGGAACCGGGCTGGCAGGCGGAAATCACCGCGCTCAATCACGTTCTGATGCGGCGGACAGCGAAAAAGGCACGCGCCGCAGCGCTGGGCACCGAAGCCGATCCGATCATGCTGGAAGTGTTCAACAATCTGTTTATGTCGATCGCCGAACAGATGGGCGTGACACTGCAGAACACTGCCTATTCGGTCAATATCAAGGAGCGGCTCGATTTTTCCTGCGCGGTGTTCGACCGCAATGGTGCGCTGGTGGCCAACGCGCCGCATATGCCGGTTCATCTGGGCTCCATGGATCGGTCCGTTGAGACGATCATCAAGCTCAACGAGGGCGATATCCACCCCGGCGATGTCTTTGCGCTCAACGCGCCCTATAATGGCGGTACACATCTGCCGGATATCACCGTTGTCACGCCGGTCTTCGATGACTCGGGCAACAACATCCTCTTTTACTCAGCGTCGCGCGGACACCATGCGGATATTGGCGGAACGGCGCCAGGATCGATGACACCATTGGCAACGACGGTGGATGAGGAAGGCGTTCTGATCGACAATTTCCGTCTCGTCGAGCGCGGCCGCTTTCGTGAAAAGGAACTGACGGAACTTTTGACCAATCATCCCTGGCCCGTCCGCAATGTCCATCAGAACATCGCCGATCTAAAAGCCCAGATTGCCGCCAACGAAAAGGGCGTGGCTGAACTGAAGAAGATGATTGCGCTGTTCGGCCTTGATGTCGTCGAAGCCTATATGGGCCATGTACAAGACAACGCGGCCGAAAGCGTGCGCGAGGTCCTCGACCGGTTGCCGGAAAACTCTGCATGTTCCTATTCAACCGATACCGGCCAGATAATTCGCGTGAAGATTACCGTCAACCGCAAGGAACGCCGCGCGACCGTGGATTTCACCGGCACTTCGCCGGTAGAGAAGAACAACTTCAACGCACCGGAACCGGTGGCGCGTGCAGCCGTGCTCTATGCCTTCCGCGTTATGGTTGAGGGCGCAATCCCGATGAACGCCGGCTGCTTGCGGCCGATCGATATCATCATTCCCGACGGCTCTATGCTCAAGCCCGCGTATCCTGCGGCAGTGGTCGCCGGAAATGTCGAGACATCGCAACATGTCACCAACGCCCTCTTTGCGGCTCTTGGTGCGATGGCCAATTCTCAAGGGACGATGAACAATCTGACGTTCGGCAATGACCAGTACCAGTATTACGAGACCATATGTTCCGGTTCGCCGGCAGGCCGCTTCAACAACGGTACGGGGTTTGCCGGAACATCCGGGGTTCACACCCATATGACGAATTCGCGCCTGACCGACCCGGAAATCCTCGAAATGCGGTTTCCTGTCTTGCTCGAGGATTTCCATATTCGGGCAAATTCGGGCGGCACAGGCAAGTTCCCCGGCGGCGGCGGTACCAAACGCACCCTGCGCTTCCTCGAACGGATGGATTGCGCCATTCTGTCGTCGCACCGCAATCGACCGCCGGAAGGCCTCGACGGCGGCGGCAATGGCGAGGTCGGCAAGACCGAGGTGCGCCGCAAGGATGGTACGATCGAAACATTGAAGGCCTGTGACCAGACTGTACTGGAGGCGGGTGAGGCCGTCATCCTCACGACCCCGACCCCCGGTGGATACGGCAAGAGCGGAGCATGA
- a CDS encoding DUF3419 family protein: MPLARQSRSTPLPRNEKLNKAVRQNRLLSRAGLSERLFAHVFKGLVYPQIWEDPEVDMEALQIRAGHRIVTIASGGCNAMSYLTADPASVEAVDLNTAHVAFNRLKLAAVANLPNYDAFYRFYGTADDKTNLAAYERFIQPHLDATSRAYWEKRMLSGRRRITIFSRDLYRHGLLGVFIGMGHRVAKLYGIDPRDLLKASTMEEQRAYFDRSLAPLFDKRMIRWATKRKSSLFGLGIPPQQYDALATAGNGNMAQVLRGRLEKLACGFPLSENYFAWQAFGRGYSDNAETGPLPPYLSRSNFATVRDRAGRMSVVNASLTEFLAAKPSASVDRFILLDAQDWMNDTQLGELWSEISRTAAPGARVIFRTAAEPTILPGRIDDALLERWDYQEEASLALHDRDRSSIYGGFHLYLLKD; the protein is encoded by the coding sequence ATGCCGCTTGCTAGACAATCCAGAAGTACCCCTCTTCCGCGCAACGAGAAGCTCAACAAGGCTGTTCGTCAAAACAGGCTTCTGTCGCGGGCTGGATTATCCGAGCGCCTTTTCGCTCACGTCTTCAAGGGATTGGTCTATCCGCAAATCTGGGAAGATCCCGAAGTGGATATGGAAGCGCTGCAGATCCGCGCCGGCCATCGCATTGTCACCATCGCATCCGGCGGTTGCAACGCGATGTCATATCTGACTGCGGATCCGGCGAGCGTCGAGGCCGTCGATCTCAATACGGCCCATGTTGCCTTCAACCGGCTTAAACTGGCTGCGGTTGCCAACCTGCCCAATTACGATGCCTTCTACCGCTTTTATGGCACAGCCGACGACAAGACCAACCTTGCTGCCTATGAGCGCTTCATCCAGCCGCATCTGGATGCGACCAGCCGCGCCTATTGGGAAAAGCGCATGTTGTCCGGCCGGCGCCGCATCACCATCTTCTCGCGCGACCTCTATCGTCACGGCCTGCTCGGCGTGTTTATCGGTATGGGACATCGCGTGGCAAAGCTCTATGGCATTGATCCGCGCGACCTCCTCAAGGCATCTACCATGGAAGAGCAGCGCGCCTATTTCGACCGCTCCCTCGCCCCACTTTTCGACAAGCGGATGATCCGCTGGGCAACGAAGCGCAAATCCTCGCTGTTCGGCCTCGGCATTCCGCCGCAGCAGTACGACGCGCTGGCGACCGCCGGAAATGGTAATATGGCGCAAGTCCTGCGTGGCCGCCTGGAGAAACTTGCCTGCGGCTTCCCGCTTTCGGAAAACTATTTTGCCTGGCAGGCATTCGGGCGTGGCTACAGCGACAACGCCGAAACCGGCCCCTTGCCGCCCTATCTGTCCCGCAGCAATTTTGCCACCGTGCGCGACCGCGCCGGGCGAATGAGCGTGGTCAATGCATCCCTGACCGAATTTCTCGCCGCCAAGCCCAGTGCATCTGTCGACCGGTTCATCCTTCTGGATGCGCAGGACTGGATGAACGATACGCAGCTGGGTGAGCTCTGGAGTGAGATCAGCCGGACCGCAGCGCCCGGCGCGCGCGTCATTTTCCGCACAGCAGCTGAACCGACCATCCTGCCAGGCCGCATCGACGATGCCCTGCTGGAGCGCTGGGATTACCAGGAAGAGGCATCCCTCGCGCTTCACGATCGCGACCGCTCATCGATTTATGGCGGGTTTCACCTTTATCTGCTCAAGGACTGA
- a CDS encoding GNAT family N-acetyltransferase: protein MNAAIPVRMLIGSDAESFQALRLRGLRTVPEAFGSSYEEEVDRSVEEVRRRLDARPNAVFGAFADEKLVGVAGFAINATLKERHKGSLWGVFVDPEWRGHNLGKRLTQAVIDHACLHVDTLNAIVTAANVSARTLYLSLGFTVYGFEKDSLRIDGQSYDDELLRLELR from the coding sequence ATGAACGCTGCCATTCCTGTCAGAATGCTCATTGGGAGTGACGCCGAAAGCTTCCAGGCACTGCGGCTGCGTGGCTTGCGCACCGTGCCGGAGGCGTTCGGTTCAAGCTACGAGGAGGAAGTGGATCGCAGCGTAGAGGAGGTCCGCCGGCGTCTCGACGCTAGGCCGAATGCGGTTTTTGGTGCCTTCGCCGATGAAAAACTTGTCGGCGTGGCGGGTTTCGCGATTAACGCTACGCTGAAGGAGAGACACAAAGGGTCGCTCTGGGGCGTCTTTGTTGATCCGGAATGGCGTGGCCATAACCTCGGAAAACGATTGACACAGGCTGTTATCGATCACGCCTGCCTTCATGTCGACACGCTGAACGCCATAGTCACCGCGGCGAACGTGTCGGCGCGAACGCTTTATCTCAGCCTCGGCTTTACTGTCTACGGCTTCGAAAAGGACTCGTTGCGCATTGACGGCCAATCCTACGACGATGAGTTGTTGCGGCTCGAGCTGCGCTGA
- a CDS encoding GH25 family lysozyme, protein MKRLAASLLTLLLTGCTTVDYDFSDAKRPSAVQQIAAPSGNVSAPRFGDRDPHDWTGKAPWRYPIHGTDVSKYQSTVDWQTVRASRISFVFIKATEGGDRFDDRFAQNWSAARAAGIPRGAYHFYYFCRTAKEQARWFIEHVPNDPGALPPVLDMEWNAASPTCKLRPNAAVVRSEMRTFMDILERHYGKRPIIYTTVDFFDDNDLRQFVGYPFWLRSVAGHPDERYGPHPWTFWQYTGTGAIPGIRGDADINVFAGNEGAWKQWLVRNKVR, encoded by the coding sequence ATGAAACGTCTTGCAGCAAGCTTGCTGACCCTACTTTTGACCGGCTGCACGACAGTTGACTACGATTTCTCGGATGCAAAACGTCCCTCTGCCGTCCAGCAGATCGCCGCGCCATCCGGTAATGTGAGTGCGCCACGTTTTGGCGACAGAGATCCGCACGACTGGACCGGCAAGGCGCCATGGCGCTACCCGATCCATGGAACGGACGTGTCCAAATATCAATCCACGGTCGATTGGCAGACCGTTCGCGCAAGCCGCATTTCCTTTGTCTTCATCAAGGCAACCGAAGGTGGCGACCGCTTCGATGACCGCTTCGCCCAGAACTGGTCGGCGGCCCGCGCCGCCGGTATCCCGCGCGGCGCCTATCATTTCTACTATTTCTGCCGCACTGCCAAGGAACAGGCACGCTGGTTCATCGAGCATGTCCCGAATGATCCGGGTGCGCTGCCACCCGTTCTCGACATGGAGTGGAATGCCGCCTCTCCGACATGCAAGCTCAGGCCCAATGCCGCGGTCGTCCGCAGCGAAATGCGCACCTTCATGGATATTCTGGAGCGCCACTACGGCAAGCGTCCGATCATCTATACGACCGTCGATTTCTTCGATGACAATGATCTGAGGCAGTTTGTCGGCTATCCGTTCTGGCTGCGCTCCGTTGCCGGCCATCCCGATGAAAGATACGGGCCGCATCCCTGGACGTTCTGGCAATATACCGGAACCGGAGCAATCCCCGGAATTCGCGGCGATGCGGACATCAATGTCTTTGCGGGCAACGAAGGCGCCTGGAAACAGTGGCTGGTGCGCAACAAGGTGCGATAA